A genomic region of bacterium contains the following coding sequences:
- a CDS encoding ABC transporter permease has translation MTPASTSALAKAAAARRQAAPSRRRPTFAARLVRTPLAMAGVLIVVSYLIAAVGAPWLSPDDPLVMHSQSLLAPPGGAHPFGTDQFGRDLLTRLLYGARSSLAVAFGSVALALTAGGLAGIMGGYRGGVLDNVLMRAMDVIFAFPAVLLAIAIMAIAGTAVGNVIVAIGIVYTPQFARVIRASTIETRGLEFVEAAGALGAGTFRILRSHVLPNITAPLIVQTSLSLSFAILTESALSFLGLGTQPPTPSWGNMLAEARRFMVIAPWTAITPGAAIALIVLGFNLLGDGLRDLLDPRLRL, from the coding sequence ATGACCCCGGCCTCGACGTCCGCGCTGGCGAAGGCCGCGGCCGCCCGGCGGCAGGCCGCGCCGTCGAGGCGCCGGCCGACGTTCGCCGCCCGCCTCGTACGGACCCCGCTCGCGATGGCCGGCGTCCTGATCGTCGTGAGTTATCTCATCGCCGCGGTCGGAGCCCCCTGGCTCTCGCCCGACGATCCGCTCGTCATGCACTCCCAATCGCTGCTGGCGCCGCCCGGCGGGGCGCATCCGTTTGGGACGGACCAGTTCGGACGCGACCTGCTGACGCGGCTGCTCTACGGCGCGCGTTCGTCCCTCGCCGTCGCGTTCGGCTCGGTCGCGCTCGCGCTGACGGCGGGGGGCCTCGCCGGGATCATGGGCGGCTACCGCGGCGGGGTGCTCGACAACGTGCTGATGCGCGCGATGGACGTGATCTTCGCGTTTCCGGCCGTGCTGCTCGCGATCGCCATCATGGCGATCGCCGGCACCGCGGTCGGCAACGTCATCGTCGCGATCGGCATCGTCTACACGCCGCAGTTCGCGCGGGTCATCCGGGCGAGCACGATCGAGACCCGCGGCCTCGAGTTCGTCGAGGCCGCCGGCGCGCTCGGCGCCGGCACGTTCCGCATTCTGCGCAGCCACGTGCTGCCGAACATCACCGCGCCGCTCATCGTGCAGACGTCGCTCAGCCTGTCCTTCGCGATCCTCACCGAATCGGCGCTGAGCTTCCTCGGCCTCGGCACCCAGCCGCCGACGCCGTCGTGGGGCAACATGCTGGCCGAGGCCCGCCGGTTCATGGTGATCGCGCCGTGGACCGCGATCACGCCCGGCGCGGCGATCGCGCTGATCGTGCTCGGCTTCAACCTGCTCGGGGACGGACTGCGGGATCTGCTCGACCCGCGGCTGCGGCTGTGA